A genomic window from Brassica oleracea var. oleracea cultivar TO1000 chromosome C8, BOL, whole genome shotgun sequence includes:
- the LOC106310761 gene encoding uncharacterized protein LOC106310761 — protein sequence MVETRNQEKTMLELVEEIRTGQERHTNEFRQRADSLDDRYNKLERLVFEHVSQTQAPGKQPFNDAGGSQMMDPTSAESNRPPEPPDLHRFQHYTPGDRSTPPMNTLTNRLTKLTFPAFDENLGTREQWR from the exons ATGGTAGAAACACGTAACCAAGAGAAGACGATGCTCGAGCTGGTTGAGGAAATCCGTACCGGTCAAGAACGCCACACAAACGAGTTCCGTCAGCGCGCTGACTCACTCGACGACCGCTACAACAAACTCGAAAGACTCGTTTTTGAACATGTTTCTCAAACCCAGGCGCCAGGGAAACAACCGTTCAACGACGCCGGTGGCTCTCAGATGATGGACCCAACTTCTGCGGAGTCAAACCGACCCCCAGAACCTCCAGATCTACATCGGTTCCAGCATTACACACCCGGCGACCGTTCTACACCCCCGATGAACACCCTCACCAATAGGCTTACGAAACTGACCTTCCCAGCCTTTGACG AAAACCTTGGTACCAGAGAGCAATGGCGGTGA
- the LOC106310112 gene encoding SKP1-like protein 13: protein MFTLESSDGFLFVVDEAVVLQSVILSPMVQDCASREYPITNVTGKILKLVIEYCKNHVVVDGGDSSSSSGDALKKWDDKFITQMDLSTVYDLLMAANYLNIKGLFDLACQRVADVIAACKDHKEIRAMFGLVNDFTAEEEAEVLKENEWAFD from the coding sequence ATGTTCACGTTGGAGAGCTCCGACGGTTTCTTATTTGTGGTTGACGAAGCGGTCGTACTTCAATCAGTGATACTGTCGCCTATGGTTCAAGATTGCGCCAGTCGTGAATACCCGATCACCAACGTCACAGGCAAAATCCTCAAGTTAGTGATTGAATACTGCAAGAATCACGTCGTCGTCGACGGTGGCGATTCTTCTTCCTCCTCCGGTGATGCTCTCAAGAAGTGGGACGATAAGTTCATCACGCAAATGGATCTGTCCACGGTCTACGATCTCCTCATGGCTGCGAACTACCTAAACATCAAAGGTCTTTTTGATCTCGCTTGCCAGAGAGTCGCTGACGTGATCGCTGCATGCAAAGACCATAAGGAGATTCGTGCAATGTTCGGCCTCGTGAACGACTTCACAGCAGAGGAGGAAGCAGAGGTTCTCAAGGAGAACGAGTGGGCTTTTGATTGA
- the LOC106310760 gene encoding SKP1-like protein 1B, with protein sequence MKSSDDESFEVDEAVVLQSQLLSHVVEDCTGPEHKIEKVTGKILEKVVEYCENHVAVVDDGGANSSSASSGDALKKWDNKFITQMDLSTVYGLLMAANYLDIKGLFDLTCQGVADVIAACKDHKEFRATFGLVNDFTEEEEAEVLEENEWAFD encoded by the coding sequence ATGAAGAGCTCCGACGATGAATCCTTTGAAGTCGATGAAGCGGTCGTACTCCAATCTCAGCTCTTATCGCATGTTGTTGAAGACTGCACCGGTCCTGAACACAAGATTGAGAAAGTCACAGGCAAGATCCTCGAGAAGGTGGTCGAATACTGCGAGAACCACGTCGCCGTCGTCGACGACGGTGGTGCCAATTCTTCTTCCGCCTCCTCCGGTGATGCTCTCAAGAAGTGGGACAATAAGTTCATCACGCAAATGGATCTGTCCACGGTCTACGGTCTCCTCATGGCTGCGAACTACCTAGACATCAAAGGTCTTTTTGATCTCACGTGCCAGGGAGTCGCTGACGTGATCGCGGCATGCAAAGACCATAAGGAGTTTCGTGCAACGTTCGGCCTCGTGAATGACTTCACAGAAGAAGAGGAAGCAGAGGTTCTCGAGGAGAACGAGTGGGCTTTTGATTGA
- the LOC106309703 gene encoding F-box/LRR-repeat protein At1g06630-like isoform X1: MTSKRCEKGTGSVCMESKKLEMGSRDLISCLPREVLVEILSLLPTKLAASTSLLSKKWRYLFALVHSLDFDDTVLLQPPPEEGREELKESFRNFVDRRLALQCGCGSRIKKFSLTYLVTNNSDVVDERRWISSVVERGVLEVDVTLRPRWLGPVHTDEVHGNCFLPYHLFRSKTLVKLRLGTDTNVGKLPPDVFLPALKSLFLDTIMFDDQDLSDVLLPGCPMLEELTVVHKTDFYPNYRISSQTIKKLTVFYCYDFGIDDGSRISFDAPSVVSLNYTDYALYEYPLVNLGSLVKAKLDISYSKTNIKRPDLSGLLVGISNVETLHLSPDSTDLISRCVKHGLVLPVFNNLVTLSFGSKNKRGWKLLPYLLKHSPKLETLIIQGLDSYTGDVTIGLFQVKELHVVGYKGTAKELQHLKSLLAGTECIPKMQVEFPEDVVVDDAKMIQTRRDLFILVGVVSTDVAYFE, encoded by the exons ATGACTAGTAAGCGATGCGAGAAAG GGACTGGATCTGTCTGCATGGAATCAAAGAAGCTAGAGATGGGCTCGAGAGATTTAATCAGCTGTCTCCCTCGAGAGGTTCTGGTAGAGATCTTGTCCTTACTTCCAACCAAACTTGCTGCTTCAACCTCTCTTCTCTCGAAAAAGTGGAGGTATCTGTTTGCACTGGTTCACAGTCTTGATTTCGATGATACTGTCTTGCTGCAACCGCCGCCAGAAGAAGGGAGGGAAGAACTCAAGGAGAGCTTCAGAAACTTTGTGGACAGAAGACTCGCTTTGCAATGCGGTTGTGGTTCTCGTATCAAGAAATTCTCTCTAACATATCTCGTTACCAACAACAGCGATGTGGTTGATGAGCGTCGCTGGATAAGCAGTGTCGTTGAGCGTGGTGTTTTGGAAGTGGACGTTACTTTGAGGCCTCGTTGGCTAGGCCCTGTACATACTGATGAGGTTCACGGGAACTGCTTTCTTCCTTATCACCTCTTCAGGAGCAAGACACTGGTTAAGCTGCGTCTGGGAACAGATACTAATGTTGGAAAGCTTCCTCCTGATGTGTTTCTTCCAGCGCTTAAGAGTCTCTTCCTCGATACCATCATGTTTGACGACCAAGATCTCTCTGATGTGCTTCTTCCTGGTTGCCCAATGCTTGAGGAGTTAACTGTTGTTCACAAGACTGATTTTTATCCTAATTACAGGATATCGAGTCAGACAATCAAGAAGCTAACAGTTTTCTATTGTTATGATTTTGGAATTGATGATGGGTCTCGTATATCATTTGACGCCCCAAGTGTTGTCTCTCTCAACTACACTGACTATGCCTTGTATGAGTATCCACTTGTTAACTTGGGATCCTTAGTCAAAGCTAAGCTGGACATTTCTTATTCTAAAACAAATATCAAGAGGCCGGATTTATCGGGTCTCCTTGTAGGGATAAGCAACGTGGAGACTCTCCATCTTTCTCCCGATTCTACTGAT TTGATTTCTCGATGTGTTAAACATGGACTAGTTTTACCGGTGTTTAACAATCTGGTTACCTTATCTTTTGGGAGTAAAAACAAACGTGGTTGGAAACTGCTGCCATATCTGCTTAAGCACTCTCCAAAGCTTGAAACATTAATCATCCAG GGTCTGGATAGTTACACAGGCGATGTTACCATTGGTCTGTTCCAAGTCAAGGAGCTGCATGTTGTTGGTTATAAAGGAACTGCTAAAGAGCTTCAACACCTGAAGAGTTTGCTTGCAGGAACCGAATGCATCCCGAAAATGCAAGTGGAGTTCCCTGAAGATGTTGTGGTCGATGATGCCAAAATGATCCAAACCCGTAGGGATTTATTTATCCTTGTCGGAGTTGTTTCAACCGATGTCGCTTATTTCGAGTAG
- the LOC106309703 gene encoding F-box/LRR-repeat protein At1g06630-like isoform X2 has translation MESKKLEMGSRDLISCLPREVLVEILSLLPTKLAASTSLLSKKWRYLFALVHSLDFDDTVLLQPPPEEGREELKESFRNFVDRRLALQCGCGSRIKKFSLTYLVTNNSDVVDERRWISSVVERGVLEVDVTLRPRWLGPVHTDEVHGNCFLPYHLFRSKTLVKLRLGTDTNVGKLPPDVFLPALKSLFLDTIMFDDQDLSDVLLPGCPMLEELTVVHKTDFYPNYRISSQTIKKLTVFYCYDFGIDDGSRISFDAPSVVSLNYTDYALYEYPLVNLGSLVKAKLDISYSKTNIKRPDLSGLLVGISNVETLHLSPDSTDLISRCVKHGLVLPVFNNLVTLSFGSKNKRGWKLLPYLLKHSPKLETLIIQGLDSYTGDVTIGLFQVKELHVVGYKGTAKELQHLKSLLAGTECIPKMQVEFPEDVVVDDAKMIQTRRDLFILVGVVSTDVAYFE, from the exons ATGGAATCAAAGAAGCTAGAGATGGGCTCGAGAGATTTAATCAGCTGTCTCCCTCGAGAGGTTCTGGTAGAGATCTTGTCCTTACTTCCAACCAAACTTGCTGCTTCAACCTCTCTTCTCTCGAAAAAGTGGAGGTATCTGTTTGCACTGGTTCACAGTCTTGATTTCGATGATACTGTCTTGCTGCAACCGCCGCCAGAAGAAGGGAGGGAAGAACTCAAGGAGAGCTTCAGAAACTTTGTGGACAGAAGACTCGCTTTGCAATGCGGTTGTGGTTCTCGTATCAAGAAATTCTCTCTAACATATCTCGTTACCAACAACAGCGATGTGGTTGATGAGCGTCGCTGGATAAGCAGTGTCGTTGAGCGTGGTGTTTTGGAAGTGGACGTTACTTTGAGGCCTCGTTGGCTAGGCCCTGTACATACTGATGAGGTTCACGGGAACTGCTTTCTTCCTTATCACCTCTTCAGGAGCAAGACACTGGTTAAGCTGCGTCTGGGAACAGATACTAATGTTGGAAAGCTTCCTCCTGATGTGTTTCTTCCAGCGCTTAAGAGTCTCTTCCTCGATACCATCATGTTTGACGACCAAGATCTCTCTGATGTGCTTCTTCCTGGTTGCCCAATGCTTGAGGAGTTAACTGTTGTTCACAAGACTGATTTTTATCCTAATTACAGGATATCGAGTCAGACAATCAAGAAGCTAACAGTTTTCTATTGTTATGATTTTGGAATTGATGATGGGTCTCGTATATCATTTGACGCCCCAAGTGTTGTCTCTCTCAACTACACTGACTATGCCTTGTATGAGTATCCACTTGTTAACTTGGGATCCTTAGTCAAAGCTAAGCTGGACATTTCTTATTCTAAAACAAATATCAAGAGGCCGGATTTATCGGGTCTCCTTGTAGGGATAAGCAACGTGGAGACTCTCCATCTTTCTCCCGATTCTACTGAT TTGATTTCTCGATGTGTTAAACATGGACTAGTTTTACCGGTGTTTAACAATCTGGTTACCTTATCTTTTGGGAGTAAAAACAAACGTGGTTGGAAACTGCTGCCATATCTGCTTAAGCACTCTCCAAAGCTTGAAACATTAATCATCCAG GGTCTGGATAGTTACACAGGCGATGTTACCATTGGTCTGTTCCAAGTCAAGGAGCTGCATGTTGTTGGTTATAAAGGAACTGCTAAAGAGCTTCAACACCTGAAGAGTTTGCTTGCAGGAACCGAATGCATCCCGAAAATGCAAGTGGAGTTCCCTGAAGATGTTGTGGTCGATGATGCCAAAATGATCCAAACCCGTAGGGATTTATTTATCCTTGTCGGAGTTGTTTCAACCGATGTCGCTTATTTCGAGTAG